In Scleropages formosus chromosome 20, fSclFor1.1, whole genome shotgun sequence, a single window of DNA contains:
- the mrtfba gene encoding myocardin-related transcription factor B isoform X2 produces MPPLKSPAAFHEQIRSLERARTENFLKHKIRSRPERSELVRMHILQETLAEPSLQATQLKLKRARLADDLNEKIAQRPGPMELVEKNILPVDSSVKEAIIVGQVNYPKTLDMYPFEEDSSDALSPEQPASQESQGSAPSPGEPRPVEASPPLLSSTMQYHPAVSQPKTELPKPVSTSDQPAARLAAAPQSITIPAPSKPGPTLVKHSQPKPAGDKSRSKKGKEPRPRVKKLKYHQYIPPDQKQEPSEAPMDSSYARLLQQQQLFLQLQILSQQQQQHYNYQAILPAPLKPVAEGQAGTSSVALNSNGGLTNSIVVSLPTAAPARPNNTLANRKPGPLPANLEDMKVAELKMELKLRGLPVSGTKTDLIERLRPFQESTSATTVPPPSFTGGTLSPSAMEVNASSTVQRLSPIQQGVPESMNSTPPASPMPLELCTVAAEEVSVAEPSKSAPVMSPRKEVPEEKDRRLHEKERQIEELMRRLEQEQRLVEELKMQLEVEKRGQQAGPALEQSPPAPVKEEKSISQNCLATWSPLTQPPVVKQEEPASNPAPGPIPPVSLPPFFIHPNVPQVLGQPQTLIPTQPGTTQILVPVSLPTTGTTIQLPSTTVSLQTQQIVQATVPTQAQDLIQPSVPKMISQKAENSGPQHLPNQNHHLTKTFPVCTTSASGLQYNPNQTRVMKEIPQCFLNSSPEGRSSTSLPNGPVNKTPSPPTFILQSSGFTGHAPKSKDPPRYEEAVKQTRSMQTQVPTATSQQMDDLFDILIESGEISPFIRQDLPPLTKTLPVTASITTLPINTVLSRPPPQVQVAPPPSLTLDSTPSLATLASDNQLEAFLEGTLSGEPEPRTLGLADELHCQLLDNPHSPMDTSELPFIDPTPPCSFDLHDTALDNMEWLDLTMPGPAGGLTALGMSTDLLDTHDLQLHWD; encoded by the exons GGGCCCATGGAGCTGGTGGAGAAGAACATCCTTCCTGTGGACTCTAGTGTCAAGGAGGCCATCATCG TCGGCCAGGTGAACTATCCCAAGACACTGGACATGTACCCATTTGAGGAAGACAGCAGCGATGCCCTCTCTCCAGAACAGCCTGCCAGCCAGGAGTCCCAAGGATCTGCCCCCTCTCCTGGGGAGCCTAGGCCTGTTGAAGCTTCTCCCCCACTGCTGAGTTCTACCATGCAG TACCATCCTGCTGTGTCCCAGCCTAAAACGGAGCTCCCAAAACCTGTCTCCACCAGTGACCAGCCAGCAGCTCGTCTGGCAGCTGCCCCCCAGTCCATCACCATACCGGCTCCTTCAAAGCCAGGGCCCACACTGGTGAAG CACAGCCAACCCAAACCAGCCGGAGACAAGAGCCGCAGCAAGAAGGGCAAAGAGCCCAGACCACGAGTCAAAAAGCTGAAGTACCACCAATACATCCCTCCGGACCAGAAGCAGGAGCCTAGCGAGGCGCCCATGGACTCGTCGTACGCACggctcctccagcagcagcagcttttcctgcagctgcagattctaagccagcagcagcagcagcactacaaCTACCAGGCCATCCTCCCTGCCCCACTCAA GCCAGTGGCCGAGGGGCAGGCCGGCACTTCCAGCGTAGCTCTGAACAGCAACGGTGGCCTGACTAACTCCATTGTGGTGTCGCTTCCGACCGCTGCCCCTGCACGGCCCAACAACACTCTGGCCAACCGCAAGCCTGGCCCACTGCCAGCCAACCTAGAAGACATGAAG GTGGCTGAGTTAAAGATGGAATTGAAGCTTCGGGGGCTCCCAGTGTCAGGGACAAAGACGGACCTCATCGAACGGTTGAGGCCTTTCCAGGAGAGCACCAGTGCCACTACTGTACCACCACCAAGCTTCACCGGGGGCACCCTGTCCCCCTCTGCTATGGAGGTGAATGCCTCTTCAACCGTTCAGCGCCTCTCGCCCATCCAGCAGGGAGTGCCAGAGAGCATGAATTCAACACCCCCAGCATCGCCCATGCCCTTGGAGCTCTGCACTGTTGCCGCAGAGGAGGTGTCGGTGGCCGAACCCTCAAAATCTGCTCCGGTGATGTCTCCACGCAAAGAGGTCCCCGAGGAGAAGGACCGGCGCCTGCACGAGAAGGAGCGGCAAATCGAAGAGCTCATGCGCCGCCTGGAGCAGGAGCAACGCCTGGTGGAGGAGCTGAAGATGCAGTTGGAGGTGGAGAAGAGGGGCCAGCAAGCAGGTCCTGCCCTAGAGCAGAGCCCTCCTGCCCCTGtaaaggaggagaagagcatCTCCCAGAACTGCTTGGCCACATGGTCTCCCTTAACCCAGCCTCCTGTGGTCAAACAGGAGGAACCTGCCTCCAATCCTGCCCCAGGCCCAATCCCACCTGTCTCTCTGCCCCCCTTCTTCATCCACCCAAATGTGCCCCAAGTCTTAGGCCAGCCCCAGACTCTGATCCCAACCCAACCAGGCACCACTCAGATCCTAGTGCCAGTCTCACTCCCAACCACAGGCACCACCATCCAACTGCCCAGCACCACTGTCAGCCTGCAG ACTCAGCAGATCGTCCAGGCAACAGTACCCACTCAAGCCCAAGATCTCATCCAGCCCTCTGTTCCCAAGATGATCTCTCAGAAAGCAGAGAATTCAGGCCCACAGCACCTGCCCAACCAGAACCATCATTTGACAAAG ACCTTTCCAGTGTGCACCACATCAGCTAGCGGTCTCCAGTACAATCCTAACCAGACCCGGGTGATGAAGGAGATTCCCCAGTGTTTTCTAAACAGTTCTCCGGAGGGCAGGTCTTCTACCAGTCTTCCCAATGGGCCCGTGAACAAG ACTCCCTCCCCACCCACCTTCATCCTCCAATCGTCTGGCTTCACTGGCCATGCCCCCAAGAGCAAAGACCCACCCCGCTATGAGGAGGCTGTCAAACAGACACGCAGCATGCAGACCCAG GTTCCCACAGCAACCAGCCAGCAGATGGATGACCTGTTTGACATCCTTATTGAGAGTGGAG AAATTTCCCCCTTCATTCGACAGGACCTGCCTCCGCTGACCAAGACGCTGCCTGTGACAGCCAGCATCACAACCCTGCCCATCAACACAGTGCTGTCACGGCCCCCGCCACAGGTGCAGGTGGCCCCACCGCCCTCTCTAACCCTGGACTCCACGCCCAGTCTGGCCACTCTGGCCTCCGACAACCAGCTGGAGGCTTTTCTAGAGGGCACGCTGTcaggggagccagagccacGGACGTTGGGTTTGGCAGACGAATTGCACTGTCAGCTCCTGGACAACCCCCATTCCCCGATGGACACTTCTGAGTTGCCCTTCATAGACCCCACACCTCCCTGCTCCTTCGACCTGCATGACACTGCCCTGGACAACATGGAGTGGCTGGACCTGACCATGCCGGGGCCCGCCGGGGGACTCACTGCACTGGGCATGTCCACAGACCTGCTGGACACACATGACCTGCAGCTCCATTGGGACTGA